The Pichia kudriavzevii chromosome 3, complete sequence nucleotide sequence ATCTCTGTCTCTTATTTACAGAAATGCGGAAAGATACGcttgttgaaattttccCGTTTTGGTAATATTTCCGCATATTCAGGATCTGATAGTCAGGGTGTCTAAATGTGAATATAAACACTCTTGGGAGTGTCTTGTTATCGCAAACCAAACATAAGTATCTTCAGTGAACTTAGGATATATTGCCACTATGACGTTTTAGAGCGTAACTTTGTAGTTCTGCATTGGGATGTtatcttgaagaaaataggAGCAAGAAATATGCAGTGCACTACCATTGGTAGTCTATTCGCAATCCATTGGCAgccttttcttttataaaacCATCATTCTGAGTTAGGAATCATATCTGGAGTATAATGTTTAATCTATATATAATGTCTTTATATTTGATTCCAAATGTATAAGCTAAAAGAATACTGTCGAATGAAAATAACTTTTTCTCCCCTGCTATGCAGTTGCTTAATTTGGTTTGAGTTGGCATGGATACACTAAACGTGTGACTCATTCGTAGAAGGCCTTCCTCGTTTTGAACTAAATAacaaagtttttttttttcggtAGTATAAAACCTAAGCTATAGAAATAAGAATTGTTTGCTTGCTTTAAAAtcgtaaaaaaaaagagaaagtttAGGGAGGGTGTAGAAGGAAAATGCCATAAACACTAAAAATAAACCATCTTGAAAGGGAAGACTATTAAATGGCAAGTCTGTGGAATCCACCATTCTTTCTGACTTCTTCTTGGTGGACTGCCATTAATCTTTGTGCTTCGGTGGGATCAACAGTCTCAGCAGGTTCTTCACCAGGAACTAAGGCATTTGTATAGTTGGCCTTGTAGTCAGGTGGTAAAATTTCCAATCTCTTACCATAGTTGGTGACCTTTTGCCAGTCTCGGTCAACATTAAACAACGATGCTGAAAAGTAAGCATAGCATCTTTCAAACTGTTTGTATGAGAGACTGTTGTTCAATTGAGGTTTAAAGTCAACATAGGTTTCCCAACAATCCTGTGGTGCAGCAAGAATTTCGGTAGTTGCTTTTTTGATTGCCTTCAAGAAAGACCTGACTTTCTCTGTGTTATTCTTAAGAAACTCATCGTTGGCAATGTAGCAAATAGAGCAGAAACAGCAGCAGCCTAAGCAGGCAACCCGATCAATCCTCATCATTTGGACTTCTTGTTCATCCAAACCCTTTTGTTTACAGTATTCTTCCAGCTCAACTTGCTGGATACACtcaataccaataccacCATCGATCTTCCCCTCGATGATGTACTTTGCGACATTCATACCACATCTGACAGCGGTATAGTCACTCTCCTTGAGACCATGGTATTTGCAGAGTTCGTCTAATTGAATCTTACCAAACTCCCCGACGTAGCCGATTTTCTTTCCCTTAATGGTTGAGAAATCATTAGTGATTCCACTCGATTTAAGATATAGAATACCTGTGAAGGGTTCATCCAACAAGGATGCAACCGAAGTTACAGGAAAGCCACGTGCTTTGGCCGCAAGTGTATGAATCATTGCCTTCAAACCCATGTCAATCTTACCCGAACCAATCAACTCGGTCACATCTGAAGGATTCGAAGGCTCCAAGATAGCAATATCGAGTCCTTCATCCTTAAAGTAACCCTTAATTTGGGCATAGTAGATGGGGATATGGTATGGGGCAGGTTGCCAGTTTAGAGAGAAGGTGATTTTGTTAGTACTCATTGTTGGTTGTGTTTGATACTGGCCAGGAAAAGGATGTCTATTTACTTAACTTTGAGTGATAAATAGAGGGAGATAATAAGCCTTTAAATAgccaaaaccaaaaagacAACTCCCCGTTTATATCATTAACAAATGAAGCTGACTGGCAATGGAAGATTACCTTCAAAGTAGAAGTTAACGTAGTTATTAAACACCTGAAGTATTATTATCTTTTGCTTCGGCGTTCAATTTCAAGGGCTAGTCCTCTACATCTGTCTACGTTTCCTCCTGAAAATAGTCCCAGATTTTTCTGGAGACTTTTTTCGAATGTGTACACCGTCCTCTACCCACCGTTCTCATTGTTCTTACGGATTACTTGCCACCGACGTTGTAGTTTCTTATACCAACATCAACACGACCAGCTACAAATGGGTAAACATTGAACAATCGGCATGTGCTTTTGTTACGTTGGATACCCCCTCTTGAGGTCCCGGAATTTAGACAAAACACCAAACATAGCCTGCGGTAAATTCCAAGGAACCGTTGTGAGTCATCGGAGACTACTTTCCCGAATTTTTTTATGCACGTactaaaaaaattagacAATAGGAAATCACTTTCTCGGACAATGGTACCACTCTAGTTTGATTGTTAGCTTCCCGGGTGTAAGTTATTGTTACGGCATTTTAGAAATAGGAGAAACCTTTGCACAGGAACAATGCACAAACTAAAGAATTCTCCGGGATAGAAAATTTAACTTTCCCTGCTAATAATATCGTCTTGACTAATGTTTTATGAAGGGTGTATTCTCCAGTAGCTTCAAAGACTGTATTGGTGTTCGGACGACATTGGCTCGAAGAGGTTTGGTAGGAGCAGAACTATACGGCTTGCCTCTTGCGTGGGTGTGGGTGGGACATATATCTGCATAGAGTCGGTTGAACTTGTGGGGAGTGCTATATATGGGTCCCGTACTGGCAAAGGAGGTTGTACATAATGTTGTTACCCAATCAAAATGTTAATCCCTCAAGAAATATTTACTTTGACAACTCTCGGCTGTTGGGCCAGTAGCCTCTAGAATCCTTTAGAAAAGGCTATTGTGTTGTTGTATTGACGATTTATTAATTTTGTAGGATATATAAGGAAACCTGTTTTCCACAACCTACTCCTCCATTGGCAGCATTTCCCAGtacaaaaagaaaatcctTCCATTTTTCCACACAACACAACTAAAAACAACAGTTTATACAGACAAGTAAAATGTGAGTACGAAACGGTTTAGCCATACATGGAAAGCATGCAGTTACTAACGTGAAATACATCCaccatttctttcttttcaggGCATCAGCTACCACAACCACTATTGCGCAAGAATCAGTGCCaatctctttgaaaacCACCAATGTCGCCAACAAAGACTCCAAGGTTGCAAAGGCAACTGAGGCAGTCTATGACTGGGATACCTTCAAGTTTGCTCCAATCAGAGAATCCCAAGTCTCAAGAGCAATGACTTCAAGATACTTCAAAGACTTGGATAAATATGCAGAATCAGATATCGTTATTGTTGGTGCTGGATCATCAGGTTTGACTGCTGCCTACATTTTGGGTAAGTCTAGACCAGACTTAAAGATTGCAATAATCGAAGCAAACGTTGCTGTTGGTGGTGGTTGCTTCCTCGGTGGTCAATTGTTTTCCTCCATGGTCTTGAGGAAACCAGCCGATGTCTTCATCAAAGAGCTCGGCTTGGAATATGAGGATGAAGGCAACTATATCGTTGTGAAACATGCTGCTCTATTCATTACAAAGTTATGCTCCAAGGTCTTGGAATTACCAAATGTTAAGTTGTTCAATGCCACCTGTGTGGAAGACTTAATCACTAGACCAACTGAAACCGGTGTTAGGGTTGCTGGCGTGGTCACCAATTGGACCTTGGTTTCAATGCATCACGATGACCAGTCTTGTATGGATCCAAACACCATCAATGCTAAGGTCATTATCTCTTGTACCGGTCACGATGGTCCAATGGGTGCATTTTGCGTAAAGAGATTGGTAAGTCAGGGATTaatcaagagaaacttGATGGGTTGTCTAGACATGAACAAGGCGGAAGATGCCATTGTTACTAAAACCAGGGAAGTCTTCCCAGGTTTGGTTGTTGCTGGTATGGAATTGAGTGAATGCGACTCTTCCAACAGAATGGGTCCAACTTTCGGTGCAATGGTTTTATCTGGTATCAAGGCTGCTGAGGAAGCACTCAACGTTTTTGACCTTAGAGCAAAGCAAGATGCAGAGTCTTACTAATTAACGATGTCCTCTAACGACAATTGACCTTCTTTTTATGATTATCCTATATGAAGTTTATAGCTTATTATCTGTCTAGAAagcttctttcttttgaacaCAATAAATGTGATGAACTACATGTAAACTACTTAACTTGCGACGATATCTGTAAATCTAATTTTTTATTCAGCTTGAAAATGAACGTAATATAAAAAACTGCAAAATAAGTAACTACTTTCTCTGAAAATTCTTGGCCAATAGGACAAAGGGAGTTTTCAAGCTGTATTTTCTGATCCTGAAAAAGTAATGAAGACTCATCATGGCACATAAGTTGAAGCAGATGTAAACACAGAAAAACCCAACGTTTCTCCACCTATGACTGTATGACATACCAACTGTCTTTAAGTATTCATCACCAGAAGCATACTGACAAACAGCGCAGTCTGCTGTCGCATTGGGATTATCAACATAACCACTGTTATCTAAGAAAtaactttgaagatattcGCCACACGTAGACCCGCTTGGAGGTTGGAGATAATTATACTCAGTTGCGGAACAAGTAACTTTACGCTCATGAAGTACTAGAGATAGgaaattatcaacaaaGTATGTCAATGGGGAAAGTCTCCACATAAACTTCCAAAATCCTGGTAACAAATGAggattttgaagaacacCACAGAATGCAATAACAAAACTCCACCCCAAACCAGTCAAAACATTGGCAGAGGGTAAATCTGGAGCAGCATAAACAATTGTGagggaaaatgaaatataatatatttggaagaaaatacaATAGGTGAACCACCACATACCACACCTAGAAGCAGAGTTATCAAGTTGAATAGGGAAGTACCAGCAGATGAAGTAGATTGTGGAGAAACAAACGCAAAATGGAATTTCTGTCAAGAATTGTGAAATCATTAGCAAAGACCAGTGGAAGGTGTTGGACTTCGACTCTCTAACCTCGTATAATTGACGTGACGCAATAGCCTTAGCTTGGATTTGGTTCATCATTGGAGAGGCGATAATAACAGCCAATAAACAAGCAAACATAACATCTTGCATTCCACTAGCGTTATGTTTACTGTTCCAAAAAGTGAAACCAACAACTAGTCcagcaagaagaaacaaaataaacttaGCCATGATATACTGCAATCCTCTGTAGAATTGCAAAAAAGTTCTTTTTAGAACTTCACGAAACTGAACATAGTATGGAGCAGCAAATTTGGTGTGTAGCTCGCTGTTGTCAACAGATGGAAGCTTTGACGTTTCTTCAATCAGTTGTTCAATATCCTTAGTGACTTTTATATACTCCTCGGATTGACACCACTTCTCATACCAATTTTCGGTTGTGGATATAGATCCAGCACCAATAGCTTCAAGAATATATTCAGCTGGATTTTCCGAAGGCAAACACTTCCTAGCGCCTtgcttttcaaaatagtcTAATAAAGTACTTGAATTTTCCccaatttctccaaaataGACGGTTTGACCACCTGTTTTCAAGAGCAATAACCGATCAAACTCCTCAAACAATGTGGCCGAAGGTTGATGGATTGTGCATAAAATTGCCTGTCCGGCCCGTGCAAGGTCTTTCAGAACTTGAACAATTGCCCATGATGATTGCGAGTCTAAACCAGAGGTAGGTTCatccaaaaataatagCAAAGATGGTTTGGCAACCATTTCTGTAGCAATCgacaatttctttctttgttcaaCATTTAAGCCATAACCGGCCGCACCAACAATAGAATCGGAGTACTCCTCCATACGTAGAATCCGAATAACCTCATCAACATAGtcaatcttttctttatcagGAACACTGTGTGGTCTTCTTAACCTAGCactgaaaatcaaagactCTCTAACAGTCAACTCCGCAATATGAAGATCCTGCTGTTGAACATAACCGGTTCTTCGTTCAAACGAGGAGTCGATCGGTTTACCATTTATCAACATATCACCACTAACAACGCCGACATCAACACGCCTGGATAACACATTCAACAATGTAGTTTTGCCCGCTCCAGATTCACCCATCAATGCAGTCAAAGTACCTGGCAAAACATAACCTTGGACATTTTCTAGCAACTTCCTAGCCTCTCCTTCATAAGGAACCACATAATCAACATTCTTCCACATCAAGATATCTTGTGAGCCTAATCGCTCATTTACGCCATCGTGTGATGACTGAGATACCACAACATCAGTCTCGATTTGAATGTCACCCTTTTCCTTAAGCACTGTTTGCGCTTCCAAGTCATTGTCATTAGTCTCCGAAAAACCAATTGCATCGAGAAGAGAAGAGGGAATCCTTGCTCCGTGaacaaacaacaacttGTCGGCAGATGCTGAAATTGGATTGTAGATTTCCACCAAAATAACGTTCAATGTCAAATAGCCACACAAAAATGCAAACATAATACCCAAGTTTCTCCATAAATGAGGGTAAACGTACTGGAATGCAAGCTTCAAGTAAATCATACCGTCAACATCATTTTTACCACCATAAAGTTCCTTCGACTCAGCAGCTCCAACAAACCCACACACTTGATTTGTTAGTTGGTTAATATTAGAATATGATGGCCCATGTGGAATTAATTGACTTTCAGCACAAGGCATAACACGGCCGTGAAACtcattcaaaatcattgcCTCAAAGGCATATAGAACGGGGTTACAATAAGAGAACCATTTGAACCACCAGTGCATATTTGGTCTTTGAATCATATAAGAAGAATAAACCACCATGGACATCATAGTAAGACCGCTAATACCATTGGCAGCCGCAACATTAGGCATCAAAGAAGCAAGCAATGTAAATAATGATGTGATTGTTGGGACAACCAGGTTGataaacaagaaataaataaaatatgcACCTGGCTGCCTTTTCATGTTGGTTAGAAAATAAAGtatcaatgaaaaactgGTAATTGCAATCAAACGGACGGGATAAGAAACCATCTGTTTAGCCAAGAGTTCTGCAGAAGGACGGTACATGGTGTAGGAAATTTGTTTATTTAGTATTGGCTTATCCATAAACAATGCTGCAATTTCCGCCAATGCCataatacaaaaataaaggcaagaaaaaaataaaacaccACCTCTAGAAAAGGCACCAATAGTAGTCTGTGGAGTGTTGTAGAAAAGTGATCCAATAATCAACGACTGAAATGTGGCAGCAAACATAAGCGTGAGAGTATATGCTTTATTATTGACTATATTCTGAAATCTCCTTTGACAGCAAAGCTTCAATTGTTGAGGAAAATTGATTGTATAAGGAGACGTAGAAGAGGTCCATCTTTGTTTCTCGGTTTCTCTAACGCTATTGAAAACCATTTCAGTTTCCTTTGAGTCTgcaatttttattttttcatcaacagttTTTAGCAGCTTTGCATACTCCGGAGagtttttccaatattcTTCGAATTCATCGGCAGTCTGCGGAACTCTGGATATGTCAAATCCTGGCTTGATGTGTCTTGCAAGAGGGTCAGTGACAGCGGTTAGAAATTCAGATGAAGTTTGTCTTTCAGGTTTGTGATAGCCCATTCGGTTGAAATAACCAACCGCTTCGCCTATGGGGCCAAAGTAAATTTGACGACCAAGATAAAGAACTGTAACGTAGTCAAACAGTTGGTAGATATTCTCCGAAGCTTGGTATATGGTAACAACGGATGTGTTCTCTGTGATGTTCGTAGAGGTTCTTAAGGCCTCAACAAACTCTAGGGCAGTTGACGCATCCAAGCCTCTTGTAGCGTTATCATAGCAAAACACAGTACCCCTAGTCACCATAGCTTCAGCAATAGAAactctttttctttgaccTCCGGAAATACCCCTTACAAAATCGTTACCAACAAGGGTTTTTTCAACGTGTTTTAAACCAAACACAGTTAAATATAAGTCTTTAATAACATTGATGTATTCTTTTCTCGAGATGTTATTGAGTCTAACGACAGGTGTCTTACACCCAATCGCAAAGTTCAAAGTTTGTTCCACCGTTAAGAATGGGAAATGAACGTCCAGTTCTGGATTGTAAATTAATTGATCCGTGTGTTTTTTGAACATTTCTTCTGAAGGGATGCCACCATAAAAGATTTCGCCTTCATAGCCGGTATACGTTTTTGTTTCACCAGAGAGTATCTTTAATAATGAGGAACATCCAGCTCCTGGTCTACCAAGAACCAACGTCATTGAACCCGCTTCCAAATAACCAGAGGCGCCCTTAACGAtgtttcttgattttggcagtttcttgaaatcaaaggagttctttttcctttctctTCTGTTTCTAATCAAAGAGtaaaaagggaaaaagaCATCAGAAACATCCTTAACGACAGAAGCAGATGTATTTTTACCGGTGATCGTTAAATCCTTAAATACGACCTCacaatttttcttttgaataCCATTCCTAAGATTCCCACGAGCCATGAACTCTAAAATAGCTTTCAAGTCAAAGTCATTCTCATTAATTTTAAAAGATTTCATGCTTTCTGCATTCATGGTGGATAAAGTCTTGGAGAGCGTGGAGAGTCTCTTCAGAATTGGATCACTATCTTTGCCGTTGCTGGCATTGAATTCTGTTTCATGTGTGATTGCCCTGTAGATGTTGCTGATGTTTTCACTAAGCTCGTCTTCATCTgcattattttcaaattcagttttattttctttcccAGTTTCCGCCATAGAGAATGTTTCGTATTTTCCGTTGCTCGAAGCACTACTCGTTGACATTGTACTTGATTATACGAAAACAGAAAGTATCTAAAAATCACTGGTATATATTGAACGGAGGAAGAGTTGAGGCAAGGCAGCAACTGCCTCTGTTTTTATAACTACGTGCGTCATGTACAGATTCTTAACCCCAAATTGCTCGGAGATATCTGCCCAGACATATTATGGTTGTACTCTTGTTGTCTCGGAAATAAGCATCTTGCAAAAGAGGCGGAACCGATCCgccaaaaaaataaactcCGAAGGGTCGGtaaaaattagaaaatcGGATTTACGTTGTCGGATTTAAGAGCCCTTCTTCGCGTTACCTGCGTCTTCTCCGTTCCTGGTTTTGAAGGCCAATAGTCTTGATGTATATTCTCCAAACGAACACTTTTGCTGACCTGTTCCGATAGTAGCAAGTTCTTGTGCTCTCCCGGTAAACAACTAATCAATCCAGGTGGATCATAGAGATAAACCTGTTCTGTATCAACGGAGAATCGTGGGGGAGCGCTTTACCAACCATGGGAACATTGGAATATATGTTATCTAGGCCAAGGTCACGATCAAGAAATTCCCATTTTCTATCCGGATGTTCTCCCATAGCAAGGATGAGATTCTTGATTCTGTCTTGTAGATGCTTAATATTTATAACCCTCACGGTGGGACACGAAGGTTTTACAATTCTTAAGGTGTTCAAGTAAGTCTTTCCATCCACATCCAAAAAGCTCAAATCGACGACTGTCTCATCTTTTTCATCGTAGATCAAAGTTAAAGTGTTAACGTTAAAAGGAAGCAGGTATTTGTGACAACACAATTCTTCCATGCGGTCCGAGTTGATGAATATATTTACACTTTGAATGTAATCCAGTAAACCTCgtaaatttaaattttgcATATATTCCGATATTGTAAGCAAATCCCCGTCATACCTAAAGATTGCTTGGTCACCCATCTTCCAATTTAAGTCTATAGGTCTTCCACGTAGGCTCAGCCCATAACAGGAAAATTCGGTGATGTATTCAGGAAACTTATTTTCTAGTGGTATGTTTGAcaacatcaaattgaatttgacTCTTGGCgtttcatatttttttagCATGGTTGTCAAACCATAAACACTAGAAGGACTTAGGCTTTCAGAGGTTGAAATGAGCCCAAACGTAATTTCATATTCTGCTCTGGTATCTGAAAGGGAATTCAGAAACAGAACCAATTCTGAAAGATCACTTATATTTTCCGGTTCATCAAATTTCTGAATGTGAAATGTGAATTGGTTATCACCCCTGGTATTTTTGAGTATTTGTGGAATATCCCTCAgatattcttcttcaatattgaTATCTTTGTGTAGTGGTTGTTTCAAGGCAATATGTGGGATCTCCACGTAATCTGGAAAATGATTTAATGGTGAGTATTTCAGTAGGAATAACAAATGCTTAACATTTTTATACACACAAATTCTCGATATTGACAAACGAccattcttcaataactCTTCAAACTTCAACGCACGCTCATTATTAAGTTTGATAGTATCGAAACCACAAAATTTGTACCCAAATCTCAatgaatcatcaaaaaataatgtGAGCTCGATATTCTTTAAGCTTACCAACCGCATGAATGGGTCTGTATCGAGCACATCGTAATTGTCGAGAATGAATTGAAGTATCTCTGAAATGTTGAACCATCTCTGCAGCGAGATGTTGATGACACGTTGAAGTATTTCCAGCGGAAGTCCTTTTGCAATTTGTATTCCCTTGATCCCACTCATATGCTCGATGTTCACTATCAAACAGGATTTCTGGAATGAATTCCAGAAAGGTCTTCGGTAGACGTAGACAGTTTTCGCACATCGATTGCCATCAACtggggaaaaaataacataTACATCTCGGTGTTAACCATATGGATCAAAAACTCTAGACATACACAAAAAATATATAGTTCTTAAGATGGGCTGAGTTAGTCCCTATTTAcaatttttctcttgtacCAGTGAATGAAGTCCAACATGGATGACCTAACTTTCCTGTAATTCTTTGAACTCAAAGCAACTTCGATCTGGTTATAgaatttcatcttttccACATCGTTGATCAACTCCGATGGTAGAGACTGCAAGAACATATTAATAGAGTTCAGGGTAGCAGCATTCTTGGAATAGTGGCggttgattttgaatatttcaatcACGAGTTCAATCGAAGAATACATCAAatcttcattgaatttcaagatcGCATAGTTTAGCATTTTGGTGACCATTTCAGTGCTGTTTTtattcatcaattcaaagatttggaatttgAGAATGTTAGGAATGTCGATATAGATAGAAATTGGAGGATTTTCCAAACTCCAGCTGAGTAAGTCGATAACAAATTGAATCACAAGATTCAATAGCTCGTACTCGTTCACATTATCTATTATTTCTAGTGACATTCGAAAGACAATCTCAACAATATCGAACTGACTGAACAACTCTAGAGGCTTAAACATCAACACATCACCAAGCATCCTGTAAAAATCTTCAACCAAATCTTTGTTGACATTGATCTTGTCTGCCTCGTATATAGTAATAAAAGTATGGATTTGCCCCAGGCCAAAATTCCATACCTCGTTGATGATATCAGTTGTGAGAGGAATAAACTCATCCAAGTCCTCATCCTCCTCATTGCTAAACTCCTTAAGTAATGCACCAGAACACCATAGATAGCACCCATATCCAAAATTCTGAAATCCTTGAGCAAGAACATTCTCAAGTGATTTGAGAGAGGGCAATATGAATCTTCCAAAAGTTTGGATGCATTTTCTGATGAGTTTAATGCTACGCTCACTAACCCTTATCATTGAACCATATCTTTCAATCACTTGGAAAATCAGTGGCAATACCGAATTCATGACATAAGTGCAAATGGCATAGTCGGGGTTTTTCGTAGTCATGAAACCGTGGGTAGGCTTAAAGTTCTCAATGTATAGAGTCAGTAACTCGACAGTGTTGCCGATTTGAACATCGATTGCAGCAAcatcatttttgtttgcaaTAAAGCCTTCAAGTTTTGATATAGTTGAGCTCCAAAACATTTGGAGAACACTGAGGCACTGATCTGGGTTGGAAACAAtgttttttccaatatacTGCTGTAAAACATATGATAGCCCTTCCACAATATCGTACAACGACTGGAAATCTATAAAGTTCTCGATATTGGAGTATAGATTGTAAAGAGGCTCCAAAAAGTCAATGAGAAGTTCAGAACAATCCATACAAAAGTACTTCAATGCATGCGATGCGGCTATGATTATCTGCATCTTCTCATCTTCCTTATAGCCGgaatcaacaactttgaatCCTTCAATAATATAGTTTAATTCTGTCTGTAAAAATTCTGGATGGGCACTTGTCCAAAGGGTGTATCGGCCCAAAACAAGTGTAGCTGCGTATCTAATCTTAGGGTTCTCCGGCAATTGAACTAAGTAAGACATAATTTGGGGGATAATTTTAGACTCATTCTTCGAGACCTCCTTTGCCATAGAACGAATTGCAAAAAGAAGACATTCAATCTCTTGCCACCGGACACCACTGCCTGATCCAATTAATGCTTGAAGCTTGTTGAAAGGTATAGATAGACAATCATACTGGCCAACAATCAAGCAACAGTCTTTCAAGACATCTCCTATTTCATATCTaaactctttgaatttgtctTCATTCTCCTTATTATGGTTGAACAATTCCGAAACATTGGTAGAATCAGACACTAATGGGTACTTCAAGTGCTCAATCAAAATTTCGGTCAATTTAATATAAATTGGTTTAAAGATGAGTTTagaatctttgaaagtgGGTAGGGCCAACATGGACTTCATTTCATACCAAAACTTGAATGTGTACTTGACAATGTCCAAGTCCTCAGAATAATTTGATAATTGCAGAATGCtttcaatcaaaacttGGAAATTACTAGGATCTTTCACAATGAGTGTATGCCAAGCTTCACCTGCAGACGCATATAGCTCGGCCAAACGTTCGATAACCATCGGATCTTCCCA carries:
- a CDS encoding uncharacterized protein (PKUD0C00160; similar to Saccharomyces cerevisiae YDL244W (THI13)), which translates into the protein MSTNKITFSLNWQPAPYHIPIYYAQIKGYFKDEGLDIAILEPSNPSDVTELIGSGKIDMGLKAMIHTLAAKARGFPVTSVASLLDEPFTGILYLKSSGITNDFSTIKGKKIGYVGEFGKIQLDELCKYHGLKESDYTAVRCGMNVAKYIIEGKIDGGIGIECIQQVELEEYCKQKGLDEQEVQMMRIDRVACLGCCCFCSICYIANDEFLKNNTEKVRSFLKAIKKATTEILAAPQDCWETYVDFKPQLNNSLSYKQFERCYAYFSASLFNVDRDWQKVTNYGKRLEILPPDYKANYTNALVPGEEPAETVDPTEAQRLMAVHQEEVRKNGGFHRLAI
- a CDS encoding uncharacterized protein (PKUD0C00170; similar to Saccharomyces cerevisiae YGR144W (THI4); ancestral locus Anc_5.141) yields the protein MASATTTTIAQESVPISLKTTNVANKDSKVAKATEAVYDWDTFKFAPIRESQVSRAMTSRYFKDLDKYAESDIVIVGAGSSGLTAAYILGKSRPDLKIAIIEANVAVGGGCFLGGQLFSSMVLRKPADVFIKELGLEYEDEGNYIVVKHAALFITKLCSKVLELPNVKLFNATCVEDLITRPTETGVRVAGVVTNWTLVSMHHDDQSCMDPNTINAKVIISCTGHDGPMGAFCVKRLVSQGLIKRNLMGCLDMNKAEDAIVTKTREVFPGLVVAGMELSECDSSNRMGPTFGAMVLSGIKAAEEALNVFDLRAKQDAESY
- a CDS encoding uncharacterized protein (PKUD0C00180; similar to Saccharomyces cerevisiae YOR153W (PDR5) and YDR406W (PDR15); ancestral locus Anc_5.500) → MSTSSASSNGKYETFSMAETGKENKTEFENNADEDELSENISNIYRAITHETEFNASNGKDSDPILKRLSTLSKTLSTMNAESMKSFKINENDFDLKAILEFMARGNLRNGIQKKNCEVVFKDLTITGKNTSASVVKDVSDVFFPFYSLIRNRRERKKNSFDFKKLPKSRNIVKGASGYLEAGSMTLVLGRPGAGCSSLLKILSGETKTYTGYEGEIFYGGIPSEEMFKKHTDQLIYNPELDVHFPFLTVEQTLNFAIGCKTPVVRLNNISRKEYINVIKDLYLTVFGLKHVEKTLVGNDFVRGISGGQRKRVSIAEAMVTRGTVFCYDNATRGLDASTALEFVEALRTSTNITENTSVVTIYQASENIYQLFDYVTVLYLGRQIYFGPIGEAVGYFNRMGYHKPERQTSSEFLTAVTDPLARHIKPGFDISRVPQTADEFEEYWKNSPEYAKLLKTVDEKIKIADSKETEMVFNSVRETEKQRWTSSTSPYTINFPQQLKLCCQRRFQNIVNNKAYTLTLMFAATFQSLIIGSLFYNTPQTTIGAFSRGGVLFFSCLYFCIMALAEIAALFMDKPILNKQISYTMYRPSAELLAKQMVSYPVRLIAITSFSLILYFLTNMKRQPGAYFIYFLFINLVVPTITSLFTLLASLMPNVAAANGISGLTMMSMVVYSSYMIQRPNMHWWFKWFSYCNPVLYAFEAMILNEFHGRVMPCAESQLIPHGPSYSNINQLTNQVCGFVGAAESKELYGGKNDVDGMIYLKLAFQYVYPHLWRNLGIMFAFLCGYLTLNVILVEIYNPISASADKLLFVHGARIPSSLLDAIGFSETNDNDLEAQTVLKEKGDIQIETDVVVSQSSHDGVNERLGSQDILMWKNVDYVVPYEGEARKLLENVQGYVLPGTLTALMGESGAGKTTLLNVLSRRVDVGVVSGDMLINGKPIDSSFERRTGYVQQQDLHIAELTVRESLIFSARLRRPHSVPDKEKIDYVDEVIRILRMEEYSDSIVGAAGYGLNVEQRKKLSIATEMVAKPSLLLFLDEPTSGLDSQSSWAIVQVLKDLARAGQAILCTIHQPSATLFEEFDRLLLLKTGGQTVYFGEIGENSSTLLDYFEKQGARKCLPSENPAEYILEAIGAGSISTTENWYEKWCQSEEYIKVTKDIEQLIEETSKLPSVDNSELHTKFAAPYYVQFREVLKRTFLQFYRGLQYIMAKFILFLLAGLVVGFTFWNSKHNASGMQDVMFACLLAVIIASPMMNQIQAKAIASRQLYEVRESKSNTFHWSLLMISQFLTEIPFCVCFSTIYFICWYFPIQLDNSASRCGMWWFTYCIFFQIYYISFSLTIVYAAPDLPSANVLTGLGWSFVIAFCGVLQNPHLLPGFWKFMWRLSPLTYFVDNFLSLVLHERKVTCSATEYNYLQPPSGSTCGEYLQSYFLDNSGYVDNPNATADCAVCQYASGDEYLKTVGMSYSHRWRNVGFFCVYICFNLCAMMSLHYFFRIRKYSLKTPFVLLAKNFQRK
- a CDS encoding uncharacterized protein (PKUD0C00190); translation: MSGIKGIQIAKGLPLEILQRVINISLQRWFNISEILQFILDNYDVLDTDPFMRLVSLKNIELTLFFDDSLRFGYKFCGFDTIKLNNERALKFEELLKNGRLSISRICVYKNVKHLLFLLKYSPLNHFPDYVEIPHIALKQPLHKDINIEEEYLRDIPQILKNTRGDNQFTFHIQKFDEPENISDLSELVLFLNSLSDTRAEYEITFGLISTSESLSPSSVYGLTTMLKKYETPRVKFNLMLSNIPLENKFPEYITEFSCYGLSLRGRPIDLNWKMGDQAIFRYDGDLLTISEYMQNLNLRGLLDYIQSVNIFINSDRMEELCCHKYLLPFNVNTLTLIYDEKDETVVDLSFLDVDGKTYLNTLRIVKPSCPTVRVINIKHLQDRIKNLILAMGEHPDRKWEFLDRDLGLDNIYSNVPMVGKALPHDSPLIQNRFISMIHLD